In Acropora palmata chromosome 7, jaAcrPala1.3, whole genome shotgun sequence, one genomic interval encodes:
- the LOC141886257 gene encoding uncharacterized protein LOC141886257 isoform X3 produces MDDPDNPSKPQERSLRMQTVSYPQKEVQRTSHHFPTFSKVLFKQQRQRQDVPTLAKEGRVDLQEMPKENEAAPAEISLRGPRALKAYYKALEEGKTRVRRIPLMLIGQARSGKTSLKKSLMGIPFNPHEGSTVGIDVDPSYFKVSTETWKIGEEDQATNKETKRYFEYNLTRQILKILEHDTEEQNVSEGNEVTEDPPSGEKRETLQEIESLPSDLLAVKEMEGEDKIYSVLWDFAGESVYYETHTLFLTSRAIFLLTYDLSRDPYGKALSEKKQERYRVIDDRIGTKTHLDYLDYWMTSVSSVSSQVKDREVHSVLPKTLPCVFLVCTNADRPSGGEDPKVLARKVYGELLKKPYSTHLCGKFEVDNTKSSQKPECPGVSRLREKIREVAKRIPQMKEFIPIKWLKFEKKLQQFLNNGHQWITIENARKTAYNDCQIHDDEEFKTALDFLHDQKILIHFDNTDELNKFVFLDLQWLIDVMKKVITIKPYDDDDDIEFEDLWLKLQEEGILEEKLLKHVWGPLIREHAVFRSLIEIMENFSLLCSWPASDDFERYLVPSMLISHPQEGITQLIDSAQLPSLFIKFNPGQVPPRLFPRLVTQFLLLGKDDFWSSLNPQLYQNFARLYIAKDDRCSVVLLCHSSLIEVVVHGGNDSFEVSCAQSVLGQLLLLLERMRKGFFWLKGMRYQAGVLCRVCCPGKKVKFCSKHRTNKCEREDCLHFIPESEMRSASESITCNRSPTAQSNKVNMVDFSAWFGSCQKRTSCEADKRLAAVSSDRVTAGKKELCLPSRKEKPPQLSFKMKEICDLPKSWKPWSDDHLPIDILLLAVGNCDLLSCFSFLDQPFKSYKFGTGYVYFGRMGDASEQEKLKVALMNCSEGAATPGGSLTVLLNAFRVLRPKAVLLVGSCFSLSLDSLRVGDVVIPSKLTTAEGYKTPVSRLFGSLVQDAPHGWVAPLANPNELKVKVHCNCDILSHSLPEVRGYDDICEKYPGVVAIETEGAGVYAAAYDANIEWAVVKGVASHFHERKSVTDEWMSFASTMAASVVAKMLNDPNVFREWPHFIQGC; encoded by the exons atGGATGACCCGGATAACCCAAGCAAGCCACAAG aaagaaGTTTACGGATGCAGACTGTTTCATATCCCCAAAAGG aagTACAGCGCACGAGCCACCATTTTCCTACTTTCTCAAAAG ttcttttcaaacaacagCGGCAGCGCCAGGATGTCCCTACATTGGCAAAAG aagGAAGGGTAGACTTGCAGGAGATGCCTAAAGAGAACGAAG CAGCTCCTGCGGAAATTAGTTTACGTGGTCCTAGGGCTTTAAAGGCTTATTACAAGGCTCTTGAAGAGGGAAAAACCCGCGTAAGAAGAATTCCTCTCATGTTGATTGGGCAGGCCCGTTCTGGAAAGACCAGCCTAAAAAAATCGCTTATGGGAATACCATTCAACCCACATGAAGGCAGCACTGTTGGGATAGATGTTGATCCTTCGTACTTCAAAGTATCCACTGAAACTTGGAAGATAGGGGAGGAGGATCAAGCCACCAACAAGGAGACAAAACGTTATTTTGAATACAATTTAACTCGTCAAATACTCAAAATTCTAGAACATGACACTGAGGAACAAAATGTAAGCGAAGGAAATGAGGTCACCGAAGATCCCCCTTCAGGAGAAAAAAGGGAGACACTTCAAGAGATAGAATCGTTGCCGTCCGACTTACTTGCAGTTAAAGAGATGGAAGGTGAAGATAAAATCTATTCAGTTTTGTGGGATTTTGCCGGCGAATCAGTGTATTATGAGACACATACACTGTTTCTGACGTCAAGGGCAATCTTCCTTTTGACTTATGACCTAAGCCGAGATCCTTATGGAAAGGCGCTGTCCgagaaaaaacaagaaaggtaTAGGGTCATTGACGACAGGATTGGAACAAAAACTCACCTTGACTATCTAGACTACTGGATGACTTCAGTTTCTTCAGTATCCAGTCAAGTTAAAGATCGTGAAGTACATTCAGTTCTCCCCAAGACACTTCCATGTGTTTTCTTAGTATGTACAAATGCTGATCGACCTAGCGGTGGGGAAGATCCTAAAGTTCTGGCCCGTAAAGTGTATGGTGAATTGCTGAAAAAGCCCTACAGCACACACCTGTGTGGTAAGTTTGAGGTCGACAACACTAAATCAAGCCAGAAACCAGAGTGTCCTGGAGTGTCACGCTTACGAGAGAAAATTAGAGAAGTTGCCAAGAGGATACCACAGATGAAGGAATTCATCCCTATCAAGTGGttgaagtttgaaaaaaagCTGCAACAATTTCTGAACAACGGTCATCAGTGGATTACTATTGAAAATGCACGGAAGACCGCTTATAATGACTGCCAAATCCACGACGATGAAGAATTTAAAACAGCACTGGACTTTTTGCACGATCAGAAAATTTTGATACATTTTGATAACACTGATGaattaaacaaatttgtttttttggatCTCCAATGGTTAATCGACGTTATGAAGAAAGTTATTACTATTAAAccttatgatgatgatgatgatatagAATTCGAGGACTTGTGGCTCAAGCTACAGGAAGAAGGAATCCTGGAAGAGAAACTCCTGAAGCATGTGTGGGGCCCATTGATTAGAGAGCATGCCGTTTTCAGAAGCCTTATCGAAATCATGGAGAATTTCAGCTTGCTGTGCTCTTGGCCTGCATCAGATGACTTTGAGAGGTATTTGGTACCGTCCATGTTAATATCGCATCCACAAGAGGGCATTACCCAATTGATTGACTCTGCACAACTCCCTTCTCTTTTTATCAAGTTTAATCCTGGGCAAGTTCCACCGCGCTTGTTCCCGCGGCTCGTGACCCAGTTTCTACTGTTGGGCAAGGATGATTTTTGGAGCTCCTTGAACCCTCAGTTGTATCAGAATTTTGCCCGATTGTACATCGCTAAGGACGACAGGTGCTCTGTTGTTCTCTTGTGTCATTCTTCCCTCATCGAAGTTGTTGTTCATGGGGGCAATGATTCTTTTGAGGTGTCTTGTGCCCAATCAGTTTTGGGACAGCTTCTTTTGCTACTTGAGCGTATGCGCAAGGGGTTCTTTTGGTTGAAGGGTATGAGATATCAAGCTGGGGTGTTATGTAGAGTTTGCTGCCCCGGAAAGAAGGTCAAGTTTTGCAGCAAACATCGCACGAATAAATGTGAGCGAGAGGACTGTCTTCATTTCATACCGGAATCTGAGATGCGCAGTGCCAGTGAGTCCATTACCTGCAACAGGTCACCAACTGCACAGAGTAACAAAGTTAACATGGTGGatttttcagcatggtttggTTCGTGTCAAAAG AGAACATCCTGTGAGGCTGACAAGAGACTTGCCGCGGTGTCCTCAGATAGAG tgactgCTGGAAAGAAGGAACTTTGTTTGCCTTCCCGTAAAGAAAAACCACCACAGCTCAGTTTCAAGATGAAAGAAATATGTGATTTGCCAAAATCCTGGAAACCCTGGAGTGACGATCATCTGCCAATTGATATTTTGCTGTTGGCTGTGGGTAACTGTGATTTGCTGAGCTGTTTCTCCTTCCTGGATCAacctttcaaaagttacaagTTTGGCACTGGTTACGTGTACTTTGGACGCATGGGAGATGCCAGTGAACAAGAAAAGCTAAAGGTTGCATTGATGAATTGCTCTGAAGGAGCTGCAACCCCAGGGGGCTCTTTGACAGTGCTTCTAAATGCATTTAGAGTCTTGCGGCCCAAGGCTGTTCTTTTAGTGGGAAGTTGCTTTAGTTTAAGCTTGGATAGCTTGAGAGTGGGAGATGTAGTCATACCTTCAAAGCTAACAACTGCAGAGGGGTACAAAACTCCTGTCAGTCGACTTTTTGGAAGTCTTGTTCAAGATGCACCACATGGATGGGTTGCTCCGTTGGCAAATCCAAATGAACTGAAAGTAAAAGTACATTGCAATTGTGATATCCTTAGCCATTCGCTGCCAGAGGTGCGTGGATATGATGACATTTGTGAGAAATATCCTGGAGTAGTTGCAATTGAGACAGAAGGGGCAG GCGTTTATGCTGCTGCCTATGACGCAAATATTGAGTGGGCGGTAGTAAAAGGTGTTGCCAGTCATTTTCATGAAAGGAAGTCTGTAACTGATGAATGGATGTCTTTTGCGAGCACCATGGCTGCCTCTGTGGTGGCCAAGATGCTAAATGATCCAAACGTTTTCCGGGAATGGCCGCACTTTATCCAAG
- the LOC141886257 gene encoding uncharacterized protein LOC141886257 isoform X2, with protein MDDPDNPSKPQERSLRMQTVSYPQKEVQRTSHHFPTFSKVLFKQQRQRQDVPTLAKEGRVDLQEMPKENEAPAEISLRGPRALKAYYKALEEGKTRVRRIPLMLIGQARSGKTSLKKSLMGIPFNPHEGSTVGIDVDPSYFKVSTETWKIGEEDQATNKETKRYFEYNLTRQILKILEHDTEEQNVSEGNEVTEDPPSGEKRETLQEIESLPSDLLAVKEMEGEDKIYSVLWDFAGESVYYETHTLFLTSRAIFLLTYDLSRDPYGKALSEKKQERYRVIDDRIGTKTHLDYLDYWMTSVSSVSSQVKDREVHSVLPKTLPCVFLVCTNADRPSGGEDPKVLARKVYGELLKKPYSTHLCGKFEVDNTKSSQKPECPGVSRLREKIREVAKRIPQMKEFIPIKWLKFEKKLQQFLNNGHQWITIENARKTAYNDCQIHDDEEFKTALDFLHDQKILIHFDNTDELNKFVFLDLQWLIDVMKKVITIKPYDDDDDIEFEDLWLKLQEEGILEEKLLKHVWGPLIREHAVFRSLIEIMENFSLLCSWPASDDFERYLVPSMLISHPQEGITQLIDSAQLPSLFIKFNPGQVPPRLFPRLVTQFLLLGKDDFWSSLNPQLYQNFARLYIAKDDRCSVVLLCHSSLIEVVVHGGNDSFEVSCAQSVLGQLLLLLERMRKGFFWLKGMRYQAGVLCRVCCPGKKVKFCSKHRTNKCEREDCLHFIPESEMRSASESITCNRSPTAQSNKVNMVDFSAWFGSCQKDYHALLYFVALRLKKGTNLFANVWAKTLRGNQRTSCEADKRLAAVSSDRVTAGKKELCLPSRKEKPPQLSFKMKEICDLPKSWKPWSDDHLPIDILLLAVGNCDLLSCFSFLDQPFKSYKFGTGYVYFGRMGDASEQEKLKVALMNCSEGAATPGGSLTVLLNAFRVLRPKAVLLVGSCFSLSLDSLRVGDVVIPSKLTTAEGYKTPVSRLFGSLVQDAPHGWVAPLANPNELKVKVHCNCDILSHSLPEVRGYDDICEKYPGVVAIETEGAGVYAAAYDANIEWAVVKGVASHFHERKSVTDEWMSFASTMAASVVAKMLNDPNVFREWPHFIQGC; from the exons atGGATGACCCGGATAACCCAAGCAAGCCACAAG aaagaaGTTTACGGATGCAGACTGTTTCATATCCCCAAAAGG aagTACAGCGCACGAGCCACCATTTTCCTACTTTCTCAAAAG ttcttttcaaacaacagCGGCAGCGCCAGGATGTCCCTACATTGGCAAAAG aagGAAGGGTAGACTTGCAGGAGATGCCTAAAGAGAACGAAG CTCCTGCGGAAATTAGTTTACGTGGTCCTAGGGCTTTAAAGGCTTATTACAAGGCTCTTGAAGAGGGAAAAACCCGCGTAAGAAGAATTCCTCTCATGTTGATTGGGCAGGCCCGTTCTGGAAAGACCAGCCTAAAAAAATCGCTTATGGGAATACCATTCAACCCACATGAAGGCAGCACTGTTGGGATAGATGTTGATCCTTCGTACTTCAAAGTATCCACTGAAACTTGGAAGATAGGGGAGGAGGATCAAGCCACCAACAAGGAGACAAAACGTTATTTTGAATACAATTTAACTCGTCAAATACTCAAAATTCTAGAACATGACACTGAGGAACAAAATGTAAGCGAAGGAAATGAGGTCACCGAAGATCCCCCTTCAGGAGAAAAAAGGGAGACACTTCAAGAGATAGAATCGTTGCCGTCCGACTTACTTGCAGTTAAAGAGATGGAAGGTGAAGATAAAATCTATTCAGTTTTGTGGGATTTTGCCGGCGAATCAGTGTATTATGAGACACATACACTGTTTCTGACGTCAAGGGCAATCTTCCTTTTGACTTATGACCTAAGCCGAGATCCTTATGGAAAGGCGCTGTCCgagaaaaaacaagaaaggtaTAGGGTCATTGACGACAGGATTGGAACAAAAACTCACCTTGACTATCTAGACTACTGGATGACTTCAGTTTCTTCAGTATCCAGTCAAGTTAAAGATCGTGAAGTACATTCAGTTCTCCCCAAGACACTTCCATGTGTTTTCTTAGTATGTACAAATGCTGATCGACCTAGCGGTGGGGAAGATCCTAAAGTTCTGGCCCGTAAAGTGTATGGTGAATTGCTGAAAAAGCCCTACAGCACACACCTGTGTGGTAAGTTTGAGGTCGACAACACTAAATCAAGCCAGAAACCAGAGTGTCCTGGAGTGTCACGCTTACGAGAGAAAATTAGAGAAGTTGCCAAGAGGATACCACAGATGAAGGAATTCATCCCTATCAAGTGGttgaagtttgaaaaaaagCTGCAACAATTTCTGAACAACGGTCATCAGTGGATTACTATTGAAAATGCACGGAAGACCGCTTATAATGACTGCCAAATCCACGACGATGAAGAATTTAAAACAGCACTGGACTTTTTGCACGATCAGAAAATTTTGATACATTTTGATAACACTGATGaattaaacaaatttgtttttttggatCTCCAATGGTTAATCGACGTTATGAAGAAAGTTATTACTATTAAAccttatgatgatgatgatgatatagAATTCGAGGACTTGTGGCTCAAGCTACAGGAAGAAGGAATCCTGGAAGAGAAACTCCTGAAGCATGTGTGGGGCCCATTGATTAGAGAGCATGCCGTTTTCAGAAGCCTTATCGAAATCATGGAGAATTTCAGCTTGCTGTGCTCTTGGCCTGCATCAGATGACTTTGAGAGGTATTTGGTACCGTCCATGTTAATATCGCATCCACAAGAGGGCATTACCCAATTGATTGACTCTGCACAACTCCCTTCTCTTTTTATCAAGTTTAATCCTGGGCAAGTTCCACCGCGCTTGTTCCCGCGGCTCGTGACCCAGTTTCTACTGTTGGGCAAGGATGATTTTTGGAGCTCCTTGAACCCTCAGTTGTATCAGAATTTTGCCCGATTGTACATCGCTAAGGACGACAGGTGCTCTGTTGTTCTCTTGTGTCATTCTTCCCTCATCGAAGTTGTTGTTCATGGGGGCAATGATTCTTTTGAGGTGTCTTGTGCCCAATCAGTTTTGGGACAGCTTCTTTTGCTACTTGAGCGTATGCGCAAGGGGTTCTTTTGGTTGAAGGGTATGAGATATCAAGCTGGGGTGTTATGTAGAGTTTGCTGCCCCGGAAAGAAGGTCAAGTTTTGCAGCAAACATCGCACGAATAAATGTGAGCGAGAGGACTGTCTTCATTTCATACCGGAATCTGAGATGCGCAGTGCCAGTGAGTCCATTACCTGCAACAGGTCACCAACTGCACAGAGTAACAAAGTTAACATGGTGGatttttcagcatggtttggTTCGTGTCAAAAG GATTACCACGCTTTGCTGTATTTTGTTGCGCTTCGTTTGAAGAAAGGCACAAATCTGTTCGCCAACGTTTGGGCCAAAACCTTGAGAGGGAATCAG AGAACATCCTGTGAGGCTGACAAGAGACTTGCCGCGGTGTCCTCAGATAGAG tgactgCTGGAAAGAAGGAACTTTGTTTGCCTTCCCGTAAAGAAAAACCACCACAGCTCAGTTTCAAGATGAAAGAAATATGTGATTTGCCAAAATCCTGGAAACCCTGGAGTGACGATCATCTGCCAATTGATATTTTGCTGTTGGCTGTGGGTAACTGTGATTTGCTGAGCTGTTTCTCCTTCCTGGATCAacctttcaaaagttacaagTTTGGCACTGGTTACGTGTACTTTGGACGCATGGGAGATGCCAGTGAACAAGAAAAGCTAAAGGTTGCATTGATGAATTGCTCTGAAGGAGCTGCAACCCCAGGGGGCTCTTTGACAGTGCTTCTAAATGCATTTAGAGTCTTGCGGCCCAAGGCTGTTCTTTTAGTGGGAAGTTGCTTTAGTTTAAGCTTGGATAGCTTGAGAGTGGGAGATGTAGTCATACCTTCAAAGCTAACAACTGCAGAGGGGTACAAAACTCCTGTCAGTCGACTTTTTGGAAGTCTTGTTCAAGATGCACCACATGGATGGGTTGCTCCGTTGGCAAATCCAAATGAACTGAAAGTAAAAGTACATTGCAATTGTGATATCCTTAGCCATTCGCTGCCAGAGGTGCGTGGATATGATGACATTTGTGAGAAATATCCTGGAGTAGTTGCAATTGAGACAGAAGGGGCAG GCGTTTATGCTGCTGCCTATGACGCAAATATTGAGTGGGCGGTAGTAAAAGGTGTTGCCAGTCATTTTCATGAAAGGAAGTCTGTAACTGATGAATGGATGTCTTTTGCGAGCACCATGGCTGCCTCTGTGGTGGCCAAGATGCTAAATGATCCAAACGTTTTCCGGGAATGGCCGCACTTTATCCAAG
- the LOC141886257 gene encoding uncharacterized protein LOC141886257 isoform X1: MDDPDNPSKPQERSLRMQTVSYPQKEVQRTSHHFPTFSKVLFKQQRQRQDVPTLAKEGRVDLQEMPKENEAAPAEISLRGPRALKAYYKALEEGKTRVRRIPLMLIGQARSGKTSLKKSLMGIPFNPHEGSTVGIDVDPSYFKVSTETWKIGEEDQATNKETKRYFEYNLTRQILKILEHDTEEQNVSEGNEVTEDPPSGEKRETLQEIESLPSDLLAVKEMEGEDKIYSVLWDFAGESVYYETHTLFLTSRAIFLLTYDLSRDPYGKALSEKKQERYRVIDDRIGTKTHLDYLDYWMTSVSSVSSQVKDREVHSVLPKTLPCVFLVCTNADRPSGGEDPKVLARKVYGELLKKPYSTHLCGKFEVDNTKSSQKPECPGVSRLREKIREVAKRIPQMKEFIPIKWLKFEKKLQQFLNNGHQWITIENARKTAYNDCQIHDDEEFKTALDFLHDQKILIHFDNTDELNKFVFLDLQWLIDVMKKVITIKPYDDDDDIEFEDLWLKLQEEGILEEKLLKHVWGPLIREHAVFRSLIEIMENFSLLCSWPASDDFERYLVPSMLISHPQEGITQLIDSAQLPSLFIKFNPGQVPPRLFPRLVTQFLLLGKDDFWSSLNPQLYQNFARLYIAKDDRCSVVLLCHSSLIEVVVHGGNDSFEVSCAQSVLGQLLLLLERMRKGFFWLKGMRYQAGVLCRVCCPGKKVKFCSKHRTNKCEREDCLHFIPESEMRSASESITCNRSPTAQSNKVNMVDFSAWFGSCQKDYHALLYFVALRLKKGTNLFANVWAKTLRGNQRTSCEADKRLAAVSSDRVTAGKKELCLPSRKEKPPQLSFKMKEICDLPKSWKPWSDDHLPIDILLLAVGNCDLLSCFSFLDQPFKSYKFGTGYVYFGRMGDASEQEKLKVALMNCSEGAATPGGSLTVLLNAFRVLRPKAVLLVGSCFSLSLDSLRVGDVVIPSKLTTAEGYKTPVSRLFGSLVQDAPHGWVAPLANPNELKVKVHCNCDILSHSLPEVRGYDDICEKYPGVVAIETEGAGVYAAAYDANIEWAVVKGVASHFHERKSVTDEWMSFASTMAASVVAKMLNDPNVFREWPHFIQGC; encoded by the exons atGGATGACCCGGATAACCCAAGCAAGCCACAAG aaagaaGTTTACGGATGCAGACTGTTTCATATCCCCAAAAGG aagTACAGCGCACGAGCCACCATTTTCCTACTTTCTCAAAAG ttcttttcaaacaacagCGGCAGCGCCAGGATGTCCCTACATTGGCAAAAG aagGAAGGGTAGACTTGCAGGAGATGCCTAAAGAGAACGAAG CAGCTCCTGCGGAAATTAGTTTACGTGGTCCTAGGGCTTTAAAGGCTTATTACAAGGCTCTTGAAGAGGGAAAAACCCGCGTAAGAAGAATTCCTCTCATGTTGATTGGGCAGGCCCGTTCTGGAAAGACCAGCCTAAAAAAATCGCTTATGGGAATACCATTCAACCCACATGAAGGCAGCACTGTTGGGATAGATGTTGATCCTTCGTACTTCAAAGTATCCACTGAAACTTGGAAGATAGGGGAGGAGGATCAAGCCACCAACAAGGAGACAAAACGTTATTTTGAATACAATTTAACTCGTCAAATACTCAAAATTCTAGAACATGACACTGAGGAACAAAATGTAAGCGAAGGAAATGAGGTCACCGAAGATCCCCCTTCAGGAGAAAAAAGGGAGACACTTCAAGAGATAGAATCGTTGCCGTCCGACTTACTTGCAGTTAAAGAGATGGAAGGTGAAGATAAAATCTATTCAGTTTTGTGGGATTTTGCCGGCGAATCAGTGTATTATGAGACACATACACTGTTTCTGACGTCAAGGGCAATCTTCCTTTTGACTTATGACCTAAGCCGAGATCCTTATGGAAAGGCGCTGTCCgagaaaaaacaagaaaggtaTAGGGTCATTGACGACAGGATTGGAACAAAAACTCACCTTGACTATCTAGACTACTGGATGACTTCAGTTTCTTCAGTATCCAGTCAAGTTAAAGATCGTGAAGTACATTCAGTTCTCCCCAAGACACTTCCATGTGTTTTCTTAGTATGTACAAATGCTGATCGACCTAGCGGTGGGGAAGATCCTAAAGTTCTGGCCCGTAAAGTGTATGGTGAATTGCTGAAAAAGCCCTACAGCACACACCTGTGTGGTAAGTTTGAGGTCGACAACACTAAATCAAGCCAGAAACCAGAGTGTCCTGGAGTGTCACGCTTACGAGAGAAAATTAGAGAAGTTGCCAAGAGGATACCACAGATGAAGGAATTCATCCCTATCAAGTGGttgaagtttgaaaaaaagCTGCAACAATTTCTGAACAACGGTCATCAGTGGATTACTATTGAAAATGCACGGAAGACCGCTTATAATGACTGCCAAATCCACGACGATGAAGAATTTAAAACAGCACTGGACTTTTTGCACGATCAGAAAATTTTGATACATTTTGATAACACTGATGaattaaacaaatttgtttttttggatCTCCAATGGTTAATCGACGTTATGAAGAAAGTTATTACTATTAAAccttatgatgatgatgatgatatagAATTCGAGGACTTGTGGCTCAAGCTACAGGAAGAAGGAATCCTGGAAGAGAAACTCCTGAAGCATGTGTGGGGCCCATTGATTAGAGAGCATGCCGTTTTCAGAAGCCTTATCGAAATCATGGAGAATTTCAGCTTGCTGTGCTCTTGGCCTGCATCAGATGACTTTGAGAGGTATTTGGTACCGTCCATGTTAATATCGCATCCACAAGAGGGCATTACCCAATTGATTGACTCTGCACAACTCCCTTCTCTTTTTATCAAGTTTAATCCTGGGCAAGTTCCACCGCGCTTGTTCCCGCGGCTCGTGACCCAGTTTCTACTGTTGGGCAAGGATGATTTTTGGAGCTCCTTGAACCCTCAGTTGTATCAGAATTTTGCCCGATTGTACATCGCTAAGGACGACAGGTGCTCTGTTGTTCTCTTGTGTCATTCTTCCCTCATCGAAGTTGTTGTTCATGGGGGCAATGATTCTTTTGAGGTGTCTTGTGCCCAATCAGTTTTGGGACAGCTTCTTTTGCTACTTGAGCGTATGCGCAAGGGGTTCTTTTGGTTGAAGGGTATGAGATATCAAGCTGGGGTGTTATGTAGAGTTTGCTGCCCCGGAAAGAAGGTCAAGTTTTGCAGCAAACATCGCACGAATAAATGTGAGCGAGAGGACTGTCTTCATTTCATACCGGAATCTGAGATGCGCAGTGCCAGTGAGTCCATTACCTGCAACAGGTCACCAACTGCACAGAGTAACAAAGTTAACATGGTGGatttttcagcatggtttggTTCGTGTCAAAAG GATTACCACGCTTTGCTGTATTTTGTTGCGCTTCGTTTGAAGAAAGGCACAAATCTGTTCGCCAACGTTTGGGCCAAAACCTTGAGAGGGAATCAG AGAACATCCTGTGAGGCTGACAAGAGACTTGCCGCGGTGTCCTCAGATAGAG tgactgCTGGAAAGAAGGAACTTTGTTTGCCTTCCCGTAAAGAAAAACCACCACAGCTCAGTTTCAAGATGAAAGAAATATGTGATTTGCCAAAATCCTGGAAACCCTGGAGTGACGATCATCTGCCAATTGATATTTTGCTGTTGGCTGTGGGTAACTGTGATTTGCTGAGCTGTTTCTCCTTCCTGGATCAacctttcaaaagttacaagTTTGGCACTGGTTACGTGTACTTTGGACGCATGGGAGATGCCAGTGAACAAGAAAAGCTAAAGGTTGCATTGATGAATTGCTCTGAAGGAGCTGCAACCCCAGGGGGCTCTTTGACAGTGCTTCTAAATGCATTTAGAGTCTTGCGGCCCAAGGCTGTTCTTTTAGTGGGAAGTTGCTTTAGTTTAAGCTTGGATAGCTTGAGAGTGGGAGATGTAGTCATACCTTCAAAGCTAACAACTGCAGAGGGGTACAAAACTCCTGTCAGTCGACTTTTTGGAAGTCTTGTTCAAGATGCACCACATGGATGGGTTGCTCCGTTGGCAAATCCAAATGAACTGAAAGTAAAAGTACATTGCAATTGTGATATCCTTAGCCATTCGCTGCCAGAGGTGCGTGGATATGATGACATTTGTGAGAAATATCCTGGAGTAGTTGCAATTGAGACAGAAGGGGCAG GCGTTTATGCTGCTGCCTATGACGCAAATATTGAGTGGGCGGTAGTAAAAGGTGTTGCCAGTCATTTTCATGAAAGGAAGTCTGTAACTGATGAATGGATGTCTTTTGCGAGCACCATGGCTGCCTCTGTGGTGGCCAAGATGCTAAATGATCCAAACGTTTTCCGGGAATGGCCGCACTTTATCCAAG